One genomic region from Torulaspora delbrueckii CBS 1146 chromosome 4, complete genome encodes:
- the HMI1 gene encoding ATP-dependent 3'-5' DNA helicase (similar to Saccharomyces cerevisiae HMI1 (YOL095C); ancestral locus Anc_3.101): MNTILTASQTKVVEFPYAPNGTLKVVAGPGSGKTLTLLHKVHRLITSGQVKADEIVILSLTNKAVDSVIARLYGIFEDLNEEHSEDDLKDIVSRIGVHTIHGLANRVVSENEGLISVIEENGWRGLMKLVSDDFWKNKRSKAPNTREFKKLFEEYTHGGDNKSEVMSKVANIMRNCGVVTNDELIVRAAQYLQKDYQSALAPEDTRLTNDLKKKCKIVLIDEFQDLYPSLLPFLRELSEGKQLILFGDSNQSIYGFLGKNKEVMKGLEELQNGNNLKVMHLQDNFRCTPEITLAAGKVIRGNREIKNKSEEEINLKQPSGIEPIINEVSDPIDELEFLTDQICQLVCSSARLGDIAVLVRTNAQMEIIADHLKAYGIKSYKLTAQPDWLTDVRIQFLIDLLRAATLSYREELKLRNESTPQVEPWKTDFSIIVTLSALRGVGNQSIQTLYNDCRRLGLSLWNYISTVSKSSWPSAVTNKKRIEIYAKEMKDLAEDRRLITMEDPMSLLKEICNLAHRLGAQVVQPRSNNEADQFKEHLEEMLKVMKLCSQNKPDNISLGEWFLQTYFEQSMVRHHGPSGTKLGSNAVILSTIHSSKGLEFPIVFLMGGFNPFYSFNQIEENVLYVGMTRARNLLYLNNIRHPRISSNSTKRDIIGDEKFWKYYNADLNRRADVCSTLAWRNYGSMQRRYGLSLPCRRSYTTLCRKMLIKLLK, translated from the coding sequence TTGCTAGACTATATGGcatttttgaagacttAAATGAAGAGCATTCTGAGGATGATCTAAAAGACATTGTGAGCCGGATAGGCGTCCATACGATTCACGGTTTGGCTAATCGGGTAGTCTCAGAGAATGAAGGCCTAATAAGCGTTATTGAGGAGAATGGCTGGAGAGGACTAATGAAATTGGTCTCTGATGACTTCTGGAAGAATAAACGCTCTAAAGCACCAAATACAAgagaattcaagaaattattCGAAGAGTACACTCATGGTGGTGATAATAAGAGTGAAGTGATGAGTAAAGTTGCCAACATTATGCGTAATTGTGGTGTAGTAActaatgatgaattgatagTACGAGCAGCACAATACTTGCAGAAGGATTATCAGTCTGCATTAGCCCCCGAGGATACAAGATTGACTAATGATCTCAAAAAAAAATGTAAAATTGTGCTCATAGATGAATTTCAGGACCTCTATCCCTCTTTGTTACCATTCTTGCGCGAGTTGTCCGAGGGCAAACAGTTGATCTTATTTGGGGATTCGAATCAAAGCATTTACGGCTTCCTGGGAAAGAATAAGGAAGTTATGAAAGGTCTTGAGGAACTCCAGAATGGGAATAACCTCAAAGTAATGCATTTGCAAGACAATTTCAGGTGCACACCTGAAATAACATTAGCGGCAGGTAAAGTCATTCGTGGTAATCGTGAAATAAAAAACAAGagcgaagaagaaatcaaccTGAAACAACCCAGTGGTATTGAACCTATAATAAACGAAGTATCAGATCCAATCGACGAGCTAGAATTCCTAACTGATCAAATCTGTCAGTTGGTTTGTAGTTCAGCTAGACTCGGCGATATAGCAGTACTAGTGAGAACTAATGCTCAAATGGAAATCATTGCGGACCATCTAAAAGCTTATGGAATTAAATCATATAAACTAACTGCACAGCCGGATTGGCTCACTGATGTCAGaatccaattcttgataGATCTTCTTCGAGCCGCCACCTTGAGTTATCgtgaagaattgaaattgcGGAATGAAAGTACGCCGCAGGTTGAGCCTTGGAAAACCGACTTCAGCATAATTGTGACTCTCAGCGCATTAAGGGGGGTAGGCAACCAGTCTATTCAAACCCTTTACAATGACTGCCGACGTCTAGGATTGTCTTTGTGGAATTATATATCTACGGTATCGAAGAGTAGTTGGCCCAGCGCGGTAacgaacaagaagagaatagAAATTTACGCAAAAGAGATGAAGGACCTTGCTGAAGATCGTAGACTTATTACAATGGAAGACCCTATGTCGCTGCTGAAAGAAATTTGCAATTTAGCGCATCGCCTGGGTGCTCAGGTTGTCCAGCCACGAAGCAACAACGAAGCagatcaattcaaagagcaTCTAGAAGAGATGCtcaaagtgatgaaattgtGCTCACAAAACAAACCTGATAATATATCACTCGGCGAATGGTTCCTTCAAACGTACTTTGAACAGAGCATGGTACGCCATCATGGGCCCTCAGGCACGAAATTAGGATCAAATGCAGTAATACTATCGACTATACATTCATCCAAAGGTTTAGAATTTCCTATAGTCTTTCTAATGGGAGGGTTTAACCCATTCTATTCGTTCAaccaaattgaagaaaatgtTCTTTATGTTGGAATGACTCGCGCCAGAAACCTACTctatttgaacaatatAAGACACCCTAGGATAAGTTCCAACTCAACTAAGAGGGACATTATAGGTGatgagaaattttggaaataCTACAACGCCGATCTTAACAGGCGAGCCGATGTATGTTCCACACTTGCCTGGCGTAATTACGGTTCAATGCAACGAAGATACGGACTATCTTTACCGTGTCGACGATCCTACACGACATTATGCCGCAAAATGCTAATTAAATTACTTAAGTAA
- the VPS72 gene encoding Vps72p (similar to Saccharomyces cerevisiae VPS72 (YDR485C); ancestral locus Anc_3.100) encodes MSELESDSHEEEFLMGSRQRRSNAGNRMKKLLEQEVEEMQSKTGSLNDDELDLLFKEDAEDEDFESGNSASEPEDSVEKEQVSQVEDEDLVVSESDEEVSDQDEDGEQELQRQEIAQRKRKRKAKPPVLKRKAVKVDRSAEEAKSKATYELLKAESLLTSDRRTSKRSHVIANKLEIYEKLNMAEKKRKIIQERLKKHKEQQNDAILTQEDRLRIAAETEKLNLLSLNKYKEQEISKKQTRLAMQQRQKMKFKTGEPIIQEVTTAWIVTPAMEVDDKAYWDEQLKKRDKRRKKYPRRQSKKQSPGPGKDGKSKNLQKDEPRAVSDNADETNHSTLPAMEKKEEEIVNASTMPNSAVKGDEKTTPNPLNHAKEQNLKDEMISDEERKKKEMTGPPTNKGDEQTPENKPTIDKSDDIEKEQKIEASLGIAAEQLPVTKVPEKGDTRSSTKQTFFKGETEINVDNLTDSQDKKKTGVPDSQEEMLDNVQPEDETKHVSFEEPRIKTMDPVDQDAKEQMQDQSNANDPEIPELMDDVESEEEQIYQGPSQEVSKNFVTIYNFAVDSCKGDVRDELFGLQWSGSNNQRSTDVENISKLVMPEVLPGADDKSPIVPDLSFLSSFPAFGEYGKKVIYDVGLNTGKELEIEIKTLPPSGVLFPNGVRKKCFITNKECQYFDPKNGVPYSDVEAYKVIQELQNPLGAGTNDEPIPHFQWFGFKNGGIYLNLEQRPAKGVPEGFA; translated from the coding sequence ATGAGTGAACTTGAATCTGACAGCcatgaggaagaattccTCATGGGTTCCAGACAGCGTCGATCTAATGCTGGTAATcggatgaagaagctgctggAGCAggaagttgaagagatgCAATCGAAGACTGGGTCCttaaatgatgatgagctgGATCTTCTGTTCAAGGAGGATgctgaagatgaggattttgaaagtggtaATAGTGCAAGTGAACCTGAGGATTCGGTCGAGAAGGAGCAGGTTTCGCAagtggaagatgaagacttGGTGGTAAGTgaatcagatgaagaagtgTCAGATcaggatgaagatgggGAGCAGGAATTGCAGAGGCAGGAGATTGCCCAGcggaagaggaagagaaaggcAAAACCACCTGTGCTGAAAAGGAAAGCTGTAAAAGTCGACAGAAGcgctgaagaagcaaaaagTAAGGCAACTTACGAATTGTTAAAGGCTGAAAGTTTATTGACATCGGATAGAAGAACCTCCAAGAGATCACATGTGATAGCCAATAAGCTGGAGATCTatgaaaagttgaataTGGCTGAAAAGAAGCGTAAAATCATACAGGAGAGACTAAAAAAGCATAAGGAGCAACAGAATGATGCAATACTGACGCAGGAAGATCGTTTAAGAATTGCAGCAGAGACGGAAAAGCTCAATTTGCTAAGTCTAAACAAGtacaaagaacaagaaatatCCAAGAAACAGACAAGGCTTGCTATGCAACAGCGACAAAAAATGAAGTTTAAGACGGGTGAGCCAATCATACAAGAGGTGACGACAGCTTGGATTGTTACTCCCGCAATGGAAGTGGATGATAAAGCATACTGGgatgagcaattgaagaagcgtgacaagagaagaaagaagtATCCGCGTAGacaatcaaagaaacaaagCCCAGGGCCTGGTAAAGATGGCAAGTCaaagaatcttcaaaaagatgaaccTAGAGCGGTAAGTGACAACGCCGACGAAACGAATCATTCAACACTACCAGCtatggagaagaaagaagaagagattgtGAATGCGTCAACCATGCCCAACAGTGCAGTAAAGGGGGATGAGAAGACCACACCCAACCCATTGAATCATGCAAAAGAACAGAACCTCAAGGATGAGATGATATCCgacgaagaaagaaagaagaaggagatgACTGGACCGCCAACAAATAAAGGCGACGAGCAAACACCTGAAAATAAACCTACGATAGATAAATCCGATGATATCGAGAAGgaacaaaaaattgagGCTTCTCTTGGGATAGCTGCTGAACAGCTCCCAGTAACAAAAGTTCCAGAAAAAGGAGATACCAGGTCTTCGACTAAGcaaacttttttcaaaggtgaaACTGAGATCAATGTCGACAATTTGACAGATTCGCAGGACAAAAAGAAGACCGGAGTGCCGGACTCTCAAGAGGAAATGCTTGACAATGTTCAGCCAGAAGACGAGACTAAACACGTTTCCTTTGAGGAACCCAGAATTAAAACTATGGATCCGGTAGACCAAGATGCCAAAGAGCAAATGCAGGACCAGTCAAATGCAAACGATCCTGAAATTCCAGAGCTTATGGATGATGTTGAAAGCGAAGAGGAGCAAATATATCAGGGTCCCTCTCAAGAAGTATCCAAGAATTTCGTGACAATATACAACTTTGCAGTTGATTCATGCAAAGGTGATGTTCGTGATGAATTGTTTGGACTTCAGTGGTCAGGCTCTAATAACCAGAGGTCTACTGATGTCGAAAACATTAGCAAGCTTGTAATGCCTGAAGTTTTGCCTGGAGCTGATGATAAATCGCCCATTGTGCCAGACTTGTCTTTTCTGAGTAGTTTCCCGGCATTCGGTGAGTACGGGAAGAAGGTGATCTACGACGTTGGCTTGAATACTGGCAAAGAGTTGGAAATAGAAATTAAGACGCTTCCGCCTAGCGGTGTCTTGTTCCCAAATGGTGTACGAAAGAAGTGCTTTATAACTAACAAGGAATGTCAGTATTTTGACCCGAAGAACGGTGTGCCATACTCAGATGTTGAAGCTTATAAGGTTATTCAAGAGTTGCAAAATCCGTTGGGCGCTGGCACGAATGATGAGCCAATTCCACATTTCCAGTGGTTTGGCTTCAAAAATGGGGGCATCTATCTGAATCTCGAACAAAGGCCGGCAAAAGGAGTACCAGAGGGGTTTGCTTAG
- the COQ3 gene encoding hexaprenyldihydroxybenzoate methyltransferase (similar to Saccharomyces cerevisiae COQ3 (YOL096C); ancestral locus Anc_3.99) encodes MLSRSGIARSFSSLNSSIVGRKFCGISRRHKSTSASQDEIGHFQELAPSWWDVHGSQRILHLMNNCRMDFIQRVLHQRVKITNPDTYIPGFNYKEFFPEHVSQNISRELSLEVDAKIQAQKLQVLDIGCGGGILSESLARLPFIEHVTGIDLTKECVEVARNHALRDPSLENKVDYELKALEDVEDKFDVVTCLEMLEHVEAPSEILRHAWLKLKPNGVLFVSTINRDFVSWFTTIFMGEQVLNIVPRGTHHLEKYIKATEITNWFKTHEPFTHQVAETKGLMYLPLKGWVEHDCSDIGNYIMAIKKLDK; translated from the coding sequence ATGCTTTCTCGAAGTGGTATTGCGAGGTCCTTTAGTTCGTTGAACAGTAGCATTGTGGGTCGCAAGTTTTGTGGGATCTCTAGGAGGCACAAGAGCACTTCAGCATCGCAAGATGAGATAGGCcatttccaagaacttgCGCCTTCCTGGTGGGATGTCCATGGATCTCAGAGGATTCTACACCTAATGAACAACTGCAGAATGGATTTTATACAGCGGGTTTTACACCAGAGAGTTAAAATCACTAATCCTGACACATACATCCCTGGCTTCAATTATAAAGAATTCTTCCCAGAACATGTTTCCCAGAATATAAGCCGTGAATTGAGTCTCGAGGTTGATGCAAAGATTCAAGCACAGAAATTGCAAGTCCTGGATATCGGTTGCGGCGGTGGGATACTTTCTGAATCTCTTGCCCGATTGCCTTTCATCGAACATGTAACTGGTATAGATCTAACTAAGGAGTGCGTTGAGGTAGCCCGCAACCATGCACTACGTGATCCCAGCTTAGAGAATAAAGTGGACTATGAATTGAAGGCATtagaagatgttgaagacaAGTTTGATGTAGTAACTTGTCTTGAAATGTTAGAGCACGTAGAAGCCCCAAGTGAAATCTTGAGACATGCAtggttgaaattgaaaccCAACGGTGTGCTATTCGTGAGTACGATCAATCGGGATTTCGTTTCATGGTTCACTACTATCTTTATGGGGGAGCAAGTGCTGAATATCGTTCCTCGTGGCACACATCATTTGGAAAAGTACATCAAGGCCACAGAGATTACAAACTGGTTCAAAACCCACGAACCTTTCACCCACCAGGTTGCGGAGACAAAGGGATTGATGTACTTGCCATTGAAAGGATGGGTTGAACACGACTGCTCTGACATTGGAAACTACATTATGGCAATTAAGAAATTAGATAAATAA
- the VPS60 gene encoding Vps60p (similar to Saccharomyces cerevisiae VPS60 (YDR486C); ancestral locus Anc_3.98), with amino-acid sequence MNRLFGYGNEKSHEQMLQESGRAMGQAQQGLQERVSQLDTQISQLNFQLQSLQKKISSSRSTAGQRPLRQQALKLLNKRKKLETMRDSLDSQAWSMTQAQMTSDNLKNTMVTVNALKQTNKALKAQYGKINVDKLQDMQDEMIDLIEQGDELQQVLAMNSGDVEDIDESELDAELDALADEQLMGSGIDESGLEVPSYLTDTVPQFVDEEPQTESANKALESAQ; translated from the coding sequence ATGAATAGATTGTTTGGTTATGGGAACGAGAAAAGTCATGAGCAGATGCTACAAGAGTCTGGGAGGGCGATGGGCCAGGCTCAACAAGGGTTACAAGAGAGGGTTTCTCAGCTAGATACCCAGATATCACAGCTCAATTTCCAATTGCAAAGCTTGCAgaagaaaatttcttcGTCTAGGTCAACTGCTGGTCAGAGGCCTTTGAGACAACAGGCTCTCAAGCTATTgaacaagaggaagaagttagaAACCATGCGAGACTCGTTGGATTCGCAAGCCTGGTCAATGACCCAAGCTCAAATGACTAGTGATAATCTTAAGAATACTATGGTCACAGTGAATGCATTAAAACAGACAAATAAGGCGCTTAAGGCACAGTATGGGAAGATTAATGTGGATAAATTGCAGGATATGCAGGATGAGATGATTGACTTAATCGAGCAGGGTGATGAATTGCAGCAAGTGTTGGCAATGAATTCTGGTGATGTTGAGgatatcgatgaaagtGAATTGGACGCCGAATTGGATGCGTTGGCAGATGAACAATTGATGGGATCTGGGATTGATGAATCGGGGCTCGAAGTGCCTTCATACTTAACCGACACTGTTCCTCAGTTTGTGGACGAAGAACCTCAAACAGAGAGTGCGAACAAAGCTTTAGAGAGTGCCCAGTAA
- the WRS1 gene encoding tryptophan--tRNA ligase WRS1 (similar to Saccharomyces cerevisiae WRS1 (YOL097C); ancestral locus Anc_3.97): MSSDKVDQITEGVQKIDTSAQAADKKEQVITPWDVEGAVDEQGVAQAIDYEKLLKQFGTRPITPETLERFQQVTGHTPHHFLRKGLFYSERDLNKILDLYEQGKPFFLYTGRGPSSGSVHLGHMIPFVFTKWLQDVFDVPLVIELTDDEKFLFKPKLTIQDVKKFAAENAKDIIAVGFNPENTFIFSDLEYMGGGFYETVVRVSRQITGSTAKAVFGFTDSDCIGKFHFASIQIASAFPSSFPDVLGLPDKAPCLIPCAIDQDPYFRVCRDVADKLKYSKPALIHSKFFPALQGSTTKMSASDETSSIFMTDTPKQIQKKINKYAFSGGQVSIELHKKLGGNPDVDVAYQYMSFFKDDDKLLADLAQKYRTGELLSGEMKKACIEVLQEFVKNFQENRAKVDDALMEEFMKPHKLVWGQKERLVPVKPKEPKAKK, encoded by the coding sequence ATGAGCTCTGATAAAGTTGACCAGATCACTGAGGGTGTCCAAAAGATTGACACCAGTGCTCAGGCTGCTGataagaaagaacaagtcATCACACCTTGGGATGTTGAAGGTGCTGTCGATGAGCAAGGTGTCGCCCAAGCTATCGATTATgagaaattgttgaagcaATTTGGGACTAGACCAATTACGCCAGAGACTTTGGaaagatttcaacaagttACGGGACATACGCCTCACCATTTCCTCCGCAAGGGCCTATTTTACAGTGAGCGTGATCTAAACAAGATTCTTGACCTTTACGAGCAAGGTAAACCTTTCTTCCTATATACTGGTAGAGGTCCTTCGAGTGGCTCTGTGCATCTAGGTCATATGATCCCATTCGTTTTCACTAAATGGCTACAAGACGTTTTCGATGTCCCTCTTGTCATTGAATTaacagatgatgaaaaattcttgttcAAACCAAAATTGACTATCCAGGATGTCAAGAAGTTTGCAGCTGAGAATGCTAAGGATATTATTGCAGTTGGTTTCAACCCCGAAAACACTTTCATTTTCTCTGACTTAGAGTACATGGGCGGTGGTTTCTACGAAACCGTAGTTCGTGTCTCTAGACAAATTACCGGATCCACAGCAAAGGCGGTTTTTGGTTTCACCGATTCTGACTGTATAGGTAAATTCCACTTCGCGTCGATCCAAATTGCATCTGCTTTCCCAAGTTCATTTCCTGATGTGCTAGGTTTACCAGATAAGGCACCATGTTTGATCCCATGTGCTATCGATCAAGACCCATACTTCAGAGTCTGCAGAGATGTCGCAGACAAATTGAAGTACTCGAAACCAGCTTTGATCcattccaaatttttccCAGCTCTGCAAGGTTCAACAACCAAGATGTCCGCTTCTGATGAGACTAGTTCCATTTTTATGACTGATACACCAaaacaaattcaaaagaagatcaacaaATACGCCTTCAGCGGTGGTCAAGTTTCCATTGAACTGCATAAGAAGTTGGGTGGTAACCCAGATGTCGATGTGGCATACCAATACAtgtccttcttcaaagacgATGATAAATTACTAGCTGATCTTGCACAGAAATACAGGACTGGTGAGCTACTGTCCGGtgagatgaagaaagcttGTATCGAAGTGCTTCAAGAGTTCGTGAAGAACTTCCAAGAGAACAGAGCCAAGGTTGATGATGCTCTTATGGAAGAATTCATGAAACCACATAAACTGGTTTGGGGTCAAAAGGAAAGACTGGTGCCAGTCAAGCCAAAAGAGCCAAAGGCCAAGAAATAG
- the RIB3 gene encoding 3,4-dihydroxy-2-butanone-4-phosphate synthase RIB3 (similar to Saccharomyces cerevisiae RIB3 (YDR487C); ancestral locus Anc_3.96): protein MTDINFMPIEQAIEHFKKNKFLIVMDDESRENEGDLICAAANVTTEDMAFLVRHSSGYVCAPMSNEVADRLDLPLLRTSVKCKSNADDRHGTAYTITVDVAEGTTTGISAHDRALTCKKLSTVDAKATDFLKPGHICPLRAADGGVLVRRGHTEAAVDLSRISGLPPVGVICELVNDQDGSMMRLDDCAKFGKEHNVPLITIEQLVEYLEKKQ from the coding sequence ATGACTGATATTAATTTCATGCCTATTGAACAGGCAATtgaacatttcaagaagaataaattcttgattgtAATGGATGATGAGAGCCGTGAGAATGAAGGTGATTTAATCTGTGCTGCTGCCAATGTGACTACAGAAGATATGGCTTTTTTAGTGCGTCATTCTTCTGGTTATGTTTGCGCACCAATGTCTAATGAAGTGGCCGACAGGCTTGATCTTCCCCTTTTGAGAACCAGTGTGAAATGTAAGTCAAATGCCGACGATAGACATGGTACTGCATACACTATTACGGTCGATGTGGCCGAAGGAACAACAACGGGTATATCAGCACATGACAGAGCTCTGACGTGTAAGAAGTTGTCTACTGTTGACGCTAAGGCCACAGATTTCCTAAAACCTGGTCATATCTGTCCTTTGAGAGCGGCCGATGGTGGTGTTTTGGTTAGACGTGGTCATACTGAGGCAGCTGTTGATCTAAGTAGAATAAGTGGGCTACCACCAGTGGGTGTCATTTGTGAGTTAGTCAACGACCAAGACGGATCTATGATGAGATTGGACGATTGTGCTAAATTCGGTAAGGAGCACAATGTTCCGTTAATCACTATTGAACAGCTTGTCGAATACTTAGAGAAAAAGCAGTAG
- the PAC11 gene encoding dynein intermediate chain (similar to Saccharomyces cerevisiae PAC11 (YDR488C); ancestral locus Anc_3.95) yields MDKLKELELKKRQLKELRERRRANPYESILDEILQKIRQNDDERKDINSMVSISVQTDIPVDASAVTLDKEEVHQVKKKAITYDKAIQTSALSIETPSLKVPTIVQETDEDDETSSISESSQDLIPLTTLLVESQQNSVCAKSFSLQEVLRGPLPSDKRSFNSSSISKILFLGDWTPNLELRPGAKLRCVSLDYHEGLVAATFQSVPLDKCNVLLTPWSHVLVFKWDTSQLIDRIDFRGQLLSKTMFLRKSVYSHVTSMLITSLAGKTMLYELRCVEDQASTKKIERNIISKNLFACPVHAVEEYTNVPIGYERFIAASSNGVLNEFNTLDLSTYADATSDRASLSDVKVVPPRPSDLIALGEDSDDEEEVKTKDPLEVAKKLFIDRLSKVAIYDRLAITAISISPNDPNCIYIGSEDGGIYRFHLDEVKFGALKIPLDNNGFLPIHSDRELIDESPRLFHSSHVIALAHNTDGLLMSSSLDWSCKLWDPLQNSHLGSIDVGSPIIDAQWLDEEAQLCGVLTWDIFHIIQWHYSSTVNSKTLVKQWHSVSIPKIIHKLTVQDSSCENFTCFKIFKQGESHHLLAIGCNHQEVRFYRLPMAS; encoded by the coding sequence ATGGATAAGCTCAAGGAGcttgaattgaagaaaagacaATTGAAAGAGCTGCGGGAGAGAAGACGAGCTAATCCATATGAATCCATATTAGATGAGATATTACAGAAAATTAGGCAAaacgatgatgagagaAAGGATATCAACTCCATGGTTTCTATTTCAGTGCAAACTGACATTCCAGTTGATGCTTCAGCTGTAACATTGGATAAGGAGGAGGTTCATCAGGTCAAAAAGAAGGCGATAACTTATGACAAAGCTATCCAAACTTCTGCCTTATCAATCGAAACTCCAAGTCTAAAAGTACCAacaattgttcaagaaactgacgaggatgatgaaacAAGCTCTATCTCTGAAAGCTCACAGGACCTTATACCATTAACTACTTTGCTTGTTGAGAGTCAGCAAAACTCAGTATGTGCCAAGAGTTTTTCGTTGCAGGAGGTTCTTAGAGGTCCACTACCTAGTGATAAGAGGTCATTCAACTCAAGCTCCATTTCCAAAATCCTGTTTCTCGGAGATTGGACtccaaatttggaattaCGTCCTGGAGCGAAGCTCAGATGCGTGTCTCTGGACTATCACGAGGGTCTGGTGGCCGCAACATTCCAGTCTGTTCCTTTAGACAAGTGTAATGTGCTTTTAACGCCGTGGTCCCATGTATTGGTGTTCAAATGGGATACTTCGCAGTTGATCGATCGAATTGACTTTCGAGGTCAATTACTGTCCAAGACCATGTTTCTCCGAAAATCCGTGTATTCTCATGTTACATCGATGTTGATTACTTCACTGGCTGGTAAAACAATGCTGTATGAGCTCAGATGCGTTGAAGATCAAGCTTCgaccaagaagattgaaCGTAATatcatttcaaagaatctaTTCGCATGCCCAGTTCATGCTGTAGAGGAATACACCAATGTCCCTATAGGTTATGAGCGATTCATTGCAGCGAGCAGTAACGGAGTGTTGAATGAGTTCAACACTCTGGATCTATCCACGTACGCCGACGCTACTTCAGATAGAGCTTCGTTAAGTGATGTCAAAGTGGTACCACCGAGGCCTTCAGATCTTATAGCTCTGGGCGAGGACTcagatgacgaagaagaggttAAGACCAAAGATCCGCTCGAAGTGGCTAAGAAGCTCTTCATAGATCGCCTATCGAAAGTAGCAATTTATGACAGACTTGCTATTACAGCAATCTCAATTTCACCCAATGACCCTAACTGCATCTATATTGGTTCAGAAGATGGTGGTATCTACAGATTTCATCTAGATGAGGTCAAGTTTGGTGCCTTGAAAATCCCTCTTGACAACAATGGTTTCCTACCCATCCACAGTGACCGTGAGTTGATCGATGAGAGCCCGCGGCTCTTTCACTCCAGTCATGTCATCGCATTGGCGCACAATACAGATGGGTTACTGATGTCCAGTTCTTTAGATTGGTCCTGCAAATTGTGGGATCCGCTACAAAACTCACATTTAGGATCCATCGACGTGGGCTCACCAATTATCGACGCTCAATGGCTGGACgaagaagctcaattgTGCGGCGTCTTGACCTGGGACATCTTCCACATCATACAATGGCATTACAGCTCCACCGTCAATAGCAAGACGCTGGTCAAACAGTGGCATTCAGTATCGATACCCAAGATTATTCATAAACTCACAGTCCAAGACTCATCATGCGAGAATTTTACCTgcttcaagatcttcaagCAAGGGGAATCGCACCATCTGCTAGCAATAGGCTGCAACCATCAGGAGGTGCGATTCTACAGGCTACCAATGGCTAGTTGA